TGAGAGCGCTGAGCACGACGGCCTTGTACTCGGACCGTTCGGCATTGCCCCAGACCACGCGCGCTCCCCCGGCGAGGGTGAGGGTGACGTCGTCCTTGGTGGCCGCCGCGACGCTGTCGAGCTGACTGCGGATGCCCTCCGGAAGCGCCCAGACCACGGCGACGGCGGACTGGAAGCCGGCGCCGCTGGCTCCCCCGGTGGCCGTGACGACGGGATACCCCGCCGGCCGGTCTGCGCTCGACTGGATGACGACTCCGGCTGCGTCCACGAGGTCGAAGCCGGCGGCGGAGGCGATCGCTCCGACGGGTTCGCGTTCGATGACGCGCACGACGAGGGTGTCCGGTGGCCGGCTCTCCGTGACGTAGCTGCGGATCAGGGTGAACTCGCTGAGTTCCCGTTTGACCTCGGCGAGATCCACGAGCGGCAGCGGCGTGCCGAGCTGGCCGTCGAGGGCCTGAGCGATGTCGGCCGCTGGGATGCGGTTGGTGCCGGTGACCTCGATCGTGCGCAGCGCCATGAGCGGGGAGAACACTCCCACCAGCACGAACGTGACGAGGGCGGCGATGGTGCCTGCCGCGGCGATCCACAGGTTGCGGCGGCGGCGCGATCTGGAGGTGAAGCGGCGCACCTCGCTGCGTTCGTACTGTTTGCGGGCGCGCCGGGCCGCGCGGAGGCGCGCGCGGGCGCTCCGGGCGGTGAGCGGTGGTTCGAGCGCCGGCTCAGCGGGCGCGGGGGTGCGGGAGCCGGAATCGGTGCGTGCCCCCAGGCCGGACGGGCGGGCACCGTGGGAGCCGGTCAGCCGGGCCCAGGCGGACGGTGCCGTGGGCGCGCCGGAGGGACTCGGTCCGGCTGCAGGGGCGGCCTCCGTCTCGGCTACGCCCAGCGGCGGCAGCGCGATCGGCTCGGTCGTCGCGTCGGGCTCCGCGCGCTTCCGGGCCGTCGTACCGGGTACCGCCGTGCGCGGCGATGCCGCGGCGGGAGTCTTCCGGGTCGATCTCGGCTCGGGCTCCGGCGCTCCCCCGGTGCCCGACCGGGCCGCCGGGGTGATCCCTGGGGGACGTTTCATGCGCGCACGATCCGTGCGGGCATGATCAGCGCGCCCCGGCCGCGGTGTCGGCGCTGAGCGACGCGAGCAGTTGGGGAACGATGCGGTAGACGTCACCGCAGCCGAGGGTCACGACGAAGTCGCCTTCCCTGGCGATGGTGCCCAGGTAGTCGGCGGCGTCCTGCCACTCGGGGATGAAGGCGACGTGAGACGGGTCCTGGAAGCGTTCGGAGACGAGGGCGCCGGTGACGCCGGGCTCCGGGTCCTCTCGGGCGCCGTAGACGGCCAGCACGATGGTCTCGTCCGCGTACTTCTCCAGAGTGTCGGCGAACTCCTGCGCGAACAGCCGCGTGCGGCTGTACAGGTGCGGCTGGTGCACGGCGATGATGCGCCCAGTGCCCACCACGGTCCGGGCGGCCGCCAGTGCCGCGGCGACCTCGGTCGGGTGGTGCGCGTAGTCGTCGTAGACGCTCACACCGCGTACGGTGCCGTGCAGCTCGAAGCGGCGCTCCGTTCCACCGAAGGCCGCAATGGCCTCCAGCGATGCGGCCGGCTCGAAGCCGAGGCCGACGAGCACAGCGAAGGCACCGGCGGCGTTGATCGCATTGTGGCGGCCGGGGATGCGCAGGGTGGCTGAGTAGTCGGTGCCCGCCCAGGTCACCGTGAAGCCCACCGGCCCGTTGGTGTCGATCGAGTGCACGCGAACGGTGGCGTCCTCGGCCTCGCCGAAGGTGATGACGTGCTTGCCCTCGAGGCGGCCGGTGACGTGAACGGCACCCGGGTCGTCGGAGGAGACCACCACGAGCTCGCCGGCGTTCTGGGCGAACTGCACGAACGCCGCCTCGAACGCCTCGAGCGAGCCGTAATGGTCGAGGTGGTCGGGGTCCACGTTCGTGATGAGCGCGATCCCGGTGTTGTAGAGCAGGAAGGACCCGTCGGATTCGTCGGCCTCGACGACGAAGAGGTCGTCGGATCCGCTGCCCGCACTCACGCCGAGGGATTCGATGACGCCGCCGTTGACGAAGCTGGGGTCCTGGCCGAGCCCGAGCAGCCCGGTGACGATCATTCCGGTCGACGTCGTCTTGCCGTGCGCGCCGGCCACGGAGACGAGCCGGTGCGAGCGGATCAGCCAGGCGAGAGCCTGCGAGCGGTGCAGCACGGGCAGGCCCCGTTCGAGCGCGAGCACGTACTCCGGGTTGTCCTGCCAGAGGGCCCCGGTGACCACGAGGCTGTCGGCATCGCCCACATTGGCGGCGTCGTGTCCGATCGCGATGGTCGCGCCCAAGGCGCGGAGGGCCTGGATGTTGTCGGAGTCGCGCACGTCGGAGCCGGTCACGGTGTGCCCGGCGGCCAGGAACAGGCGGGCGATGCCGCTCATCCCGGAGCCGCCGATGCCCACGAAGTGCACGGTTCCGAGGTCTGCGGGAACGATGAGGGTGAGGTCTGGCTTGATCACGTGACGGTCTTTCTGGCTGGCGGAGCTGGGGAGACGCAGGTCTGGTTCCACGTTACGCGGCGCTCGACGTGAGGTCGAACGCGGTCTCGCTGTCGCTGTGCTCGTGCGGAGTGGTGCGGAGGTGCGGGGATGGGCGGTAGGTGCCGGTCAGCGGGGCTTCGGCCGTCGGGCCGCCTGATCGATGAGTTCCACCGTGCGCCGGGTGCCGTCGAGCACGCCGACGGAGCGTGCGGCGACACTCATCTCCTGGATGGTCCCCGGCTTGTGCAGCAGGGGCAGCAGGGTCGATTCGATCCAGGAGGGCAGGAATCGGGCGTCGTCGATGAGGATGCCTCCTCCAGCTGCCACGACGTCGGCCGCGTTGAAGCGCTGTTCGCCGTTGCCGACCGGGTACGGCACGTACGCGGCGGGAATCCCGAGGGCGCTCAGTTCGCTCACGGTGGCGGCTCCGGCCCGGGACACCGCGAAGTCGGCGACCGACAAGGCGAGGTCCATGCGGTCGCAGTAGGCGATCATCCGGTAGCCGTCCAGGCCGGGATCGGTGACCTCCGCCTGGGTTCCGGTGATGTGCAGCACCTGCCAGCCTGCTGCAATGAGCGCAGGGGCAGCGTCGACGACGGTGCGGTTGATGCGGCGTGCGCCGAGCGACCCGCCCGTCACGAGCAGTGTGGGCAGGTCGGCGGCCAGGCCGAAGAAGGCCAGGCCCTCCGGGCGGGACGCGGCACGGTCGAGGACCTCGATCTCGCGCCGGAGCGGCATGCCGACGACCCGGGCGTGCCGGAGCCGGGTCCCGGCGAAGGCGACGCCCACGGAGTGGGTGAAGGCCGAGCCGAGCCGGTTGGCCAGGCCGGGCTTGGCGTTGGCCTCGTGGATGGCGATGGGGATTCCGGCGCGCCGGGCGGCAAGGTAGGCCGGTGTGGCCACATAGCCGCCGAAGCCCACCACGACGTCCACCTGGCGGCGGCGCAGGGTGGCGGCCACCTCGTTGATGGCCCGGTTGAACCGGGGCAGGAAACGCACGGCGGCGCGGTTGGGCCGGCGCGGGAACGGGAGGCGGGGCACGATGAGAAGTTCGTAGCCGCGCTCGGGGACCAGGCGGGACTCCAGTCCCTCGCTCGTTCCGAGCACCAGCACAGTGGCGTCGGGGTCGCGCGCGCGGAGCGCATCCGCGACGGCGAGCAACGGATTCACGTGACCGGCGGTTCCGCCGCCGGCGAGCAGATAGGTGGTCATCGAACCGTTCCTCGTTTCGGTGCCGTGCGCGCTGGGCCGGCGGACGCCACAGGGGCCGCGCCCGGGCGGGCCAGGGCATCCTGTTGCAGGTTGTGGTCGCTGCGTGCGAAGGAGAGCACGACGCCGATGGCGGCGAGCGTCGTGAGCAGCGCAGTGCCACCCGCTGAGATCAACGGCAGCGGCACCCCGAGCACGGGGAGCACCCCGAGCACGACGCCGATGTTCACCATCGCCTGGCCGATGATCCAGACCATGACGGCCGCTGTGGTCACCCTGATCTGCAGGTTGGTGGTGCTGTGCATGATGCGGATGAAGGCGAACGCGAGCAGGATGAACATCAAGAGCACCACGATGGCGCCGATGAGGCCGAGTTCCTCTCCGATGATGGCGAAGATGTAGTCGTTGTCCGCGGCGGGCAGCCAGGACCACTTGGCCTTGGAGTTGCCCAGCCCGACCCCGAACACTCCCCCGTTGGCCAGCGCCCAGGTGCCGTGCAGCGGTTGCCAGCAGGCCGCAGAGATGGTGCCGTTGAGTTCGTGGCAGGTGTCGACGGCGAAGCTGAGGATGCGGGTCATCCGGTTCTCGCTCGTGACGGCCAGCAGACCGCCGACGAGGATTCCGACCCCCAACGGGGCGGCGAGCATCCGCAGCCGCACCCCGGCGAAGAACAGCGCGCCGAAGAGGATGCCCGCCATGATGATCACGGTTCCGAGGTCACCACCGATCATGACGAGCATGATCGACCCGCCACCGACGCCGAAGACGGGGATGTACACGTGCCGCCAGTCGTCGAGCTTGTCCTTCTTCTGCGCCAGGAGCACGCCCAACCAGATCACCAGGGCCACCTTGATGGCCTCAGAGGGCTGGAACTGCACGCTCCCGATCGCGAGCCAGTTGGTGTTGCCGGCCACGGTGATGCCCAGCGGGGTGAAGACCACGAGGCACTGGAAGAAGCAGGAGACCAGCAGGGCCGGCCAGGCGACCCGTTGCCAGAAGCGCACGGGCAGCCGGCTGATCACGAGCATGAGCGGGATGCCGAGGACGGCGAAGATGCCCTGCCGGAAGAGGCCGCCGTAGAAACCGGCATCCTCGAGGTAGGAGTCGACCGACGAGGAGGAGAGCACCATGACCAGGCCGAAGAGCACCAGGAACAGCGTGGTACCCAGCAAAAGCAGGTAGTTGGTGGATTCGGCCCGGAAGACCCGGCCCAGATTGACGCGGGTCAGAGAGCTGCGTACCTGTCCGAGCGGCGCGGGGGTGTTACCGCCAGCCTCAGGCACCCGGGTACGAGGACGAGTCTTCATGCGACCCACCTCCCAAATAATCGTGAACGGCCTGGGCGAATTTCGCCCCGCGTTCCGCGTAGCTCGCGAACTGGTCCATGGACGCCGCTGCCGGAGCCAGCAGGACGACGTCTCCGGCCTCGGCCAGCGAGCCGGCCAGCCCGACCGCTGACGGCATGACCTCACCAGTGTCATCTGAGTCGATCTCGAATACCCGCAGGGCGGGGGCGTGTCGCCGGAATGCCGCGAGGACTTCGTCCCGTTCGACCCCGATGATCACGGCGCCGCGCAACCGGCCGACGTGCCGGGCCACCAGATCACCGATGTCGACACCCTTGAGCAGCCCGCCGACCAGCCAGACGACGGAGTCGAAGGCGGCGAGGGAGGCATCGGCGGCGTGCGGGTTGGTCGCCTTGGAGTCGTCGATCCAGCTGATGCCGTTCTGCACGGCGACCACCTCGATGCGGTGCGCGTCGAGCCTGAAGGTCTCCAGGGCGGCGCGGATGGCCGCGGGGGCGACATCGAAGGATCGCGCGAGCGCTGCGGCGGCGAGGATGTTGGCGACCACGTGCGGTGCGGCCAGGCCGGCCGCGGCGAGGTCGGTCACGGTGGTGAGCTCGATGGCGCTGTCGAACCGGTCCTCGAGGAACGCCCGGTCGCAGACGATGCCGTCGACGATTCCCAGGTCGCTGGGGCCGGGCACGCCCAGCCCGAAACCGATGGCCCGGGCACCGTCCCCCACCTCGGCGTCTTCGACCATGCGCATGGTGGCACGGTCGGCCTTGTTGTACACGCACGCCACCGTGGTGTTGGCGTAGACCTTGGCCTTCGCGTCCCGGTAGGCGTCGGCCGAGCCGTGCCAGTCCAGGTGGTCGTCGGCGACGTTGAGACAGACGCTGGACCAGGGCACCAGCGCGCCTGGGCCGGTGAGGGGCAGGTGGTGCAGCTGGTAGCTGGACAGCTCGACGACGAGCACGTCCCAGCCCTGCGGGTCTCGCACGGCGTCCAGCACGGGCACGCCGATGTTGCCGCAGGGAGCCACCCTATGGCCGGCTGCCGCGAGCATGGTCGCAGCAAGCTGCACCGTGGTGGTCTTGCCGTTGGTGCCCGTGACGAGGATCCACGGCGCGGGCGCGCCGACCTTGTCGCGCAGCCGCCAGGCCAGTTCGATGTCGCCCCAGACCGGGATCGACTCCGAGCGGGCCCAGAGCAGCACGGGGTGGTCGGGGTGGAACCCCGGCGACACGATGATGAGCTCTGGGGCGTGTGCCGCGAGGGCTGCCGGCACGGAGTCCAGGTCGGCGGTCAGCAACGGGATGCCGAGGACCTCGAGCAGGCGGGCCCGGTCGTCCGGGGCGGTGCCGGCCACGACGAGCACGTCCGCGCCGAGCTCGCCGAGGGTGTCGGCCGCGGCGAAACCGGTCATGCCCAGGCCCAGGACGGCCACGCGCAGGCCGGTCCACTCGGAGTGCCAGCTCGTCAGACGCTCCAGGCGCTCGTCGGACGGGGTATCCGCGGAAAGGGCTACCACAATCGCGCCAGCCATTCGAGGTAGAAGGTGCCGACGCCCGCGGCGACGAGCAACCCGCCGATGATCCAGAAGCGCACCACCACCGTGACCTCGGCCCAGCCCTTGAGCTCGAAGTGGTGATGGATCGGGCTCATCAGGAAGATCCGTTTGCCCCGGGTGACCTTGAAGTACGCGCGCTGGACGATCACCGAGCCGGCTTCGATGACGAAGAGGCCGCCGATGAGGACCAGGAGCAGTTCGGTGCGGCTGAGGATGGCCAGCGCGGCCAGGGCGCCGCCCAGCCCGAGCGAGCCGGTGTCGCCGAGGAAGATCTTGGCCGGGCTGGTGTTCCACCACAGGAAGCCGATCAGTCCGCCGACGATCGCCGCGGCCACGATGGCGAGGTCGAAGGAGTCGGGTCCGGGGTAGCACTTGTACATGTCGGCGATGTCCGACCCGCCGGGGTTGCAGGACTGGTTCGACTGCCAGAAGCCGATGATGATGTAGGACCCGATCGCGAAGACCAGCGAGCCCGTGGCGAGCCCGTCGAGGCCGTCGGTGACATTGACGCCGTTGGAGGTCGCCGCCACGATCAGGCAGATCCAGACGATGAACGCGGCGATCCCGATGAAGGTGCCGAGCTTCATGAAGTCCAGCGGCAGGTCCCGGATGAACGAGATGTGGGTGGAGGCCGGCGTCTCGCCGTTCTTGTCGGGGAACTGCAGCGCCATCCAGCCGAAGGCGCCGGCGACGACGACCTGTCCGGCGATCTTCTGCCAGCCGCCCAGGCCCAGGCTGCGCTGGTTGCGGGTCTTCAGGTAGTCGTCGAGGAAGCCGACCAGTCCGAGGCCGACCATCATGAACAGCACGAGCAGCGGGGATGCCGTCAGCGGCCGGTTTTCGATCCACATGGCGAGGAAGTAGCTGACCAGGACGCCGACGATGATGATGATGCCGCCCATGGTGGCGGTACCGCGTTTGGCGTGGTGGCTCTTGGGTCCGTCATCGCGGATGAACTGGCCCCAGCCGAGCTTGTGGAAGAGCCGGATGAACAGCGGGGTCAGGAGCAGCGTGAAGACGAGGGACATCGCTCCAGCCAGCAGGAGGGCTACCACGAGTACAACTTTCCCAGTCGGTCGCCGAGGAAACGGAGTCCGGCTGAATTCGATGATTTGACGAGCACGGTGTCGCCGGGCTTCACGGTGTCGCTCAGCAGGGCGAAGGCCTCGTCGGCGTTGTCGACATAGGCCGACTCGCCGTCCCAGGAGCCTTCGTTGATGGTGCTGATGTGCATGCGCCGGGCGGCGGGTCCGACCACGACGAGTTGGGAGATGTTGAGGCGCACGGCGAGCAGGCCGATCCGGTCGTGCTCGTCGCCGGCCAGTTCGCCCAGTTCGCTCATCTCGCCGAGGACGGCGATGCTGCGCCCGTCGGGCTTGCGGATCTGGGCGAGTGTCTTGAGGGCTGCCGTCATGGAGTCGGGGCTGGCGTTGTAGGCGTCGTTGATCACGGTGATGTCATCCCGTCCGCCCATGACCTCCATGCGCCACCGTTCGGCGACGGTGACGGATTCGAGCGCCGTGACGATGTCGTCGATGGGCACGCCGAGGACGTCGGCGACCGCGGCCGCGGCCAGGGCGTTCATCACGTGGTGTTCGCCGAGGACCCGGAAGGAGACCGGCCGGCTCGCACCATCGGGGAGGTGCAGCGTGAAACGTGTGCCGGTGCGGGTGCCGTGGATGTCGGAGGCGCGCACCGCGGCGCCAGCGCCCTCGCCGAACCAGACGACGCGCGCGGTCGTCAGAGCGGCCATCCCGGCCACCCTGTCGTCGTCCACGTTGAGCACGGCCACATCGCCAGGGAGCAGGTCGGTGACCATCTCCGACTTGGTGCGCACGGTGGCGTCGATACCGCCGAACCCGCCCGCGTGGGCGAGGCCGACCTTGAGCACGACGCCAATATCGGGCCGGGCCATCCGCACCAGGCGCCGGATCTCGCCTTCGGCGCTCGCGCCCATCTCGGCGACGAGGAATTCGGTCTGCTCGGTGACCTCGAGCATCGTCAACGGGGCGCCGACCTCGTTGTTGAAGGAGGCGCGTGCCGCCACAGTGGGGCCGACCTGCTCGAGGACGGCCCTGAGCAGGTTCTTGGTGGTGGTCTTGCCGTTGGATCCGGTGATGCCGATGACCCGGAGGGGTCCGGTGGCGCGCACGCGAGCGATGACGGCGGTGGCCAGGTCGCCGAGGGCGGTCACGGCGTCCGGCACGAGCACCTGGGCGACGGGAAGGTCGAGCAGCCGCTCGACGATGATGAGGACGGCGCCGTTGGCGACGGCGGCCGGCGCGAAGAGGTGACCGTCGGTCTCCTCCCCCGGCTTGGCGACGAAGATGTCGCCGGAGGCCACCTCACGGGAGTCGGTGTGCACCGCGCCGCTCACCAGGGAGTCGGCGGTCAGCACGTCGGAGGCGCCGGGCGCCGCGAGGTGAAGCTCGCCGGTCATGGCCGCCGTGATCTCGGTCAGGCTCAGGGCGATCATCTACAACCACCCGGCTTCCTGCAGGGCCAGGCGGGCGTCGTCCCGGGCGGAATAGGGCAGTTTCACACCTGCCACCTCCTGATAGTTCTCGTGGCCGGGGCCGGCGTAGAGCACGACATCGCCCTCTCCGGCCAGCGACAGGGCACGACGGAACGCCGTCGCGGGGTCGGGGACCTCGTAGAGTTCACCGTCAGGGACCGCGGCGCGGGCCGCCTCGAGGAGGGTGGCCCGGATGCTCGCCGCGTCTTCGAAACGCGGGTGGAAGTTGGTGATGACGACGGCGTCGGCGCCGCGGGCGGCGATGGCGCCCATGTCGGCGCGCTTGGTCTTGTCCCGGTCGCCGTCGGCGCCGAACACCATGATGATGCGGCCGGTGGTCGAGGCCCGGATCGCGGCCAGGGTGTTGAGGAAGGCGTCGGGGCTGTGCCCGTAGTCGATGTAGACGAGTGGCCCGCGGTCCCCGGAGATCAGTTCGGCCCGCCCGGGAATGTACGCGGTGATGCCACCGTCGCGCTCCAGGGCGTGCTCGATGGCCGCGAGGTCGAAACCGGACTCCACGAGCATCACGATGGCCAGGGCCGCGTTGGCGGCCATATACCAGCCGAGCAGCGGCACCTGGGTGCGCAGGCGCCGGCCGTCCGGTCCCTCGAGCGTGAACTCGGTGGAACGTGCGCCCGTCGCGACGACGTGCATGTGCCAGTCGGCCTCGAGATCCGAGGTGTCCATGGTGCCGATGTGGGGGTGGTTGGCCAGTGTGGTGACCGGGATGCGGCTCTCTGCGGCGATCCGCCGGCCCCACTCCGAGTCGACCGTGACGACCCCGCGGCGGGACCGGTCGGGCTGGAAGAGCTCGAGTTTGGCCTGGAAGTACTCTTCCATGTCGGAGTAGTCGTCCAGGTGGTCGTGTGAGAGGTTGGTGAACCCGGTGAGGTCGAAGACCAGGCCGTCGACCCGGTGCCGGCTGACCGCTTGCGCCGAGACCTCGACGCCCACGGCGCGAACCTCGGCCTCGCGCATCCGCGCCAGGAGTGCGTGCAGTTCGCTGGCCTCCGGGGTGGTCAGCGAGCTCGTGACGGCGACATCGCCGATCCGGCGTTCGGCGGTGGAGGTGAGTCCGGCCACGACGCCCAGCTGGTTGAGGATGGCGAAGAGAAGGTAGACGACGCTGGTCTTGCCGTTGGTGCCGGTGACGGCGAACAGCGTCGCCGGGTTGTCGGCGGTGCGGTGAATCCAGGCCGAGACCGCCCCGAGGGCCAAGCGCACGTCGGTCGTGACGAGGACGGGGAGCCCGCAGTCGGCGGCCAGCAGCGCACCGGCTTCGTCGGTGAGGACAGCCACCGCGCCGGCCTCGCGGGCGGTGGCGGCGAAGGAGGCCCCGTGGATGAGGCGCCCGGGCATGCCCACGTAGAGGTCGCCGGGCTGTACGGTGCGGGAACTCAGGCTCACGCCGGTCAGCTCCCGGGTACCCGCGTCGCCGCGGAGGTCAAGGTTGAATTCATCGACTAGTCCCGACAACGACCGCGGGACCGGATGCTGAGGACGGAGAGCCGAGGGTGCCAAATCGGTCACGAGGCTCACTTTCTTACCAGGTACCGGAGAGATCAGGCGCGGCGGCGCCCGAGGGAACTGCCCGGTACTTCTTCAGCACCTGACTCATGACTTCCTGGAAGACCGGAGCGGATGCTGCTGAAGAGTTCATGTTAACAGGATCGGCCAGACTCACCGAAACGACGTACTGCGGATCGTCGGCCGGGGCGAAGCCCGACACCGACACGAGATAGCCCTTGGTGTAGCCGCCCTTGCCGTCGGGCATCTGGGCGGTTCCGGTCTTGGCGGCCACCCGGTAGCCGGGGATCTTCCACTTCTCGGCGAGCCATCCCTGCTGGTAGACCATTTCGAGCATGTCGGCTGTCTCGCGGGCCGCCGTGGGCGACACGACCTGGGTGCCCTCGGCGGAGGGAACCTCGGTCATGGTGCCGTCTGCGGCCTTGCAACCGGACACCAGCTGCACGGGCATGCGCACCCCGTTGTTGGCGATGGTCTGGTAGATGCTCGACACCTGCAGGGCCGTGGTGGTCAGGCCCTGGCCGAACATGGTCGCGTAGGAGGTCTGGTTGTCCCAGTTCTCCGCGGCGTGCAGGATGCCGGAGTCCTCAGCGGGGAAGCCGCTCTCGGTGACGCTGCCGACGCCGAACTTGGTCATGTAGTCGTAGCGCTGCTGGTCGTTGAGGAGCTCGCCGAACTTGGACATGCCCGTGTTGGACGACTCGATCAGCACGCCCGTGAGGGTCAGCCGCAGGTCACCGTGACCGGAGCTGTCGTTGATGTTGGCGCCGTTGGCCGGCAGGTAGCGGAACGGGGCGACGATCTGGGAGTTCGGGTCGGCGAGGCCGGCGTCGATGACGGATGCCGCGGTGAGGGCCTTGAAGGTGGAGCCGGGCTCGTAGGAGGCGCTGAAGGCGCGGGAGCCGCGGTCGTCCGGGTTGGTCGTGGCGCTCACATTGTTGGGGTCGACGGCGGGATAGTCGGCGACGGCGACGAGCTTGCCGGTCTTGACCTCCTGCACGACGACGTTGCCCCAGGCGGCGCCGGTGGCCTGGGCCTGCTTGGCGAGCACCTGCTGCACGAACCACTGCAGGTCGGAGTCGATGGTGGTGACGACGTCGCTGCCGTCCACGGCGGCCTTCGTGGTGACCGTGCTTTCGGGCAGGCGCACGCCGTCGGCGCCGCGCTCGTAGGTCTCGATGCCGTTGTTGCTGGCCAGGCAGGAGTCCTGCCCCAGCTCGAGGCCCGCCTGGGCCTCCCCCTCGCCGGAGACGAAGCCGACGAGGTTGCCGGCGACGGCGCCGTTGGGGTAGACCCGGCTGGGGTTCTGGTACAGATACAGCCACGGGATGTCGAGGGCGTCGAGGGCACGAAAGGCATCCACGTCGACCTGTTTGGTGATGTATGCGAAATCGGACTTGGGGTTCTCGGTCAGTGAGTCCGTGACGATGCCCTGCACGGCCTCGGCGGTCTGGCCTGTGATGGCCCCGATCTCGGCCGCGGCCTGGGCGACCGGCACCGAGACATCCTTGCCGTTGACGGTCCGGGTGAACGTGCTGGTGTTCTTGGGCGACACGACGACGTCGTAACGCATGACA
This is a stretch of genomic DNA from Cryobacterium soli. It encodes these proteins:
- a CDS encoding peptidoglycan D,D-transpeptidase FtsI family protein, with the translated sequence MSSKRRVAATIVVLVAIIGLFVVRLVDIQVVRADSLSADSLGNRSVEKTVYGSRGEILDANGVVLAGTVMRYDVVVSPKNTSTFTRTVNGKDVSVPVAQAAAEIGAITGQTAEAVQGIVTDSLTENPKSDFAYITKQVDVDAFRALDALDIPWLYLYQNPSRVYPNGAVAGNLVGFVSGEGEAQAGLELGQDSCLASNNGIETYERGADGVRLPESTVTTKAAVDGSDVVTTIDSDLQWFVQQVLAKQAQATGAAWGNVVVQEVKTGKLVAVADYPAVDPNNVSATTNPDDRGSRAFSASYEPGSTFKALTAASVIDAGLADPNSQIVAPFRYLPANGANINDSSGHGDLRLTLTGVLIESSNTGMSKFGELLNDQQRYDYMTKFGVGSVTESGFPAEDSGILHAAENWDNQTSYATMFGQGLTTTALQVSSIYQTIANNGVRMPVQLVSGCKAADGTMTEVPSAEGTQVVSPTAARETADMLEMVYQQGWLAEKWKIPGYRVAAKTGTAQMPDGKGGYTKGYLVSVSGFAPADDPQYVVSVSLADPVNMNSSAASAPVFQEVMSQVLKKYRAVPSGAAAPDLSGTW
- a CDS encoding Mur ligase family protein; translation: MTDLAPSALRPQHPVPRSLSGLVDEFNLDLRGDAGTRELTGVSLSSRTVQPGDLYVGMPGRLIHGASFAATAREAGAVAVLTDEAGALLAADCGLPVLVTTDVRLALGAVSAWIHRTADNPATLFAVTGTNGKTSVVYLLFAILNQLGVVAGLTSTAERRIGDVAVTSSLTTPEASELHALLARMREAEVRAVGVEVSAQAVSRHRVDGLVFDLTGFTNLSHDHLDDYSDMEEYFQAKLELFQPDRSRRGVVTVDSEWGRRIAAESRIPVTTLANHPHIGTMDTSDLEADWHMHVVATGARSTEFTLEGPDGRRLRTQVPLLGWYMAANAALAIVMLVESGFDLAAIEHALERDGGITAYIPGRAELISGDRGPLVYIDYGHSPDAFLNTLAAIRASTTGRIIMVFGADGDRDKTKRADMGAIAARGADAVVITNFHPRFEDAASIRATLLEAARAAVPDGELYEVPDPATAFRRALSLAGEGDVVLYAGPGHENYQEVAGVKLPYSARDDARLALQEAGWL